Genomic DNA from Frondihabitans sp. PAMC 28766:
CCCGCCTTCGTGCCCGTCGAGAAGATCGAGTCGTTCGGCGAAGAGGCCGCCTACGGCCGCCCCGGCCAGCCGGTCGAGCTGGCCCCGCCGTTCGTCTTCCTCGCCTCGCAGGAGTCGTCGTACGTCTCGGGCGAGACCATCGCGGTGACGGGCGGAACACCGACGCACTGACGGCTCCTGCCACAATGGCCCGGTGAGCATCCCCGCCGAGTCGCCGCCCGTCCTCGTGATCATGGGGGTGTCAGGATCGGGCAAGACCACCGTGGCCGAGCTCCTCGCGTCGCGTCTCGGCTGGGACTTCGCCGAGGGCGACCGCCTGCATCCCGAGGCGAACGTGGCCAAGATGGCGGCCGGCATCCCTCTCGACGATGCCGACCGCTGGCCGTGGCTCGACGCGATCGCCTCGTGGATCCGGACGCACACGGACGCCGGCCAGCCCGGCGTGATCACCTGCTCGGCGCTCAAGCGGGCCTACCGCGACGTGCTGCGCGGGCCGAACGTGGTGTTCGTGCACCTGGTCGCGGCGGCCGACCTCCTCGCCGTGCGCGTGGCGCAGCGGCCCGGGCACTTCATGCCGGCCAGCCTGCTCGGATCGCAGCTGGCGTTGCTTGAGCCGCTCGGCCCGGACGAGCGCCAGGTCGTGATCGACACGGGCCGCCCCGCCTCGGTCGAGGTCGACGAGATCGTCGCCCGCCTCCATCTCGCCTGACCCCTGCCCCTCCCGTTTTACCTATAGGTGCGGCCCTCCCGCAGGGAAATTTCTGTGCGGAAGCGCGTCACCTATAGGGAGAACGGGCGTGGTGTTGGATGGGGGCATGGGTGAGAAGTGGATCGCGACCTCGTACGGAACCCTCGACGGGCTCGAGAAGGTGGAGGCCGATGTCGTCGCCCCCGGCTCGCAGCAGGTCGTGATCGACGTGAAGGCCGTGGGCATGAACCCGGCCGACGCCAAGGGCGTGATCAACGGGCAGGATGCCTCGAAGCTCCCGGCCCCCATCGGCTACGAGGTCGCCGGAGTCGTTTCGGCCGTCGGGCCCGACTCCGAACTGGCCGTGGGCGACGAGGTGCTCGCCTTCCGCCTCAGCGGCGGCTACGCCACGCAGGTGACCGTCGACGACGCGAACGTCTTCGCAAAGCCGGCCACGCTCGACTGGGCCGCCGCCGCGAACCTCCTGCTGGCGGGCGCGACGGCTGCCGAGATGCTGAACGTCGCCGAGGCGACCGAGGGCGAGACGATCCTGGTGCACGGTGCTTCGGGAGCCGTCGGCGTGAGCGTCCTGCAGCAGGCTCGTCGTGTCGGCGTCAAGGTCATCGGCACCGCGAGCGAGCAGAACTTCGGGGTCGTCGAAGAGTTCGGCGGCACGGCCGTCGTCTACGGCGACGGCCTCCTCGAGCGGGTGCGGTCGCTCGCCCCGAACGGCATCGTCGCAGCGCTCGACTGCGTCGGCACCGATGAGGCCGTCGACGTGTCGCTCGCCCTGCTCGACGACGCGCAGAAGCTCGTCAGCATCGCCGCCTTCGGGCGCGCCGAGCAGGACGGCTTCGTCGTGATCGGCGGGGCCATGCCCGCGAGCGCGGCCTTCCGCGACGGGATCCGGCAGCACTTGGTCGACCTCGCGGCGGCCGGCGATCTCGTGGTGCCCGTGGCGAAGACGTTCCCGTTCGACGACGCCCGCGAGGCGCTCGAGCTGCTCGTCGGAGGAC
This window encodes:
- a CDS encoding gluconokinase, producing MSIPAESPPVLVIMGVSGSGKTTVAELLASRLGWDFAEGDRLHPEANVAKMAAGIPLDDADRWPWLDAIASWIRTHTDAGQPGVITCSALKRAYRDVLRGPNVVFVHLVAAADLLAVRVAQRPGHFMPASLLGSQLALLEPLGPDERQVVIDTGRPASVEVDEIVARLHLA
- a CDS encoding NADP-dependent oxidoreductase; this translates as MGEKWIATSYGTLDGLEKVEADVVAPGSQQVVIDVKAVGMNPADAKGVINGQDASKLPAPIGYEVAGVVSAVGPDSELAVGDEVLAFRLSGGYATQVTVDDANVFAKPATLDWAAAANLLLAGATAAEMLNVAEATEGETILVHGASGAVGVSVLQQARRVGVKVIGTASEQNFGVVEEFGGTAVVYGDGLLERVRSLAPNGIVAALDCVGTDEAVDVSLALLDDAQKLVSIAAFGRAEQDGFVVIGGAMPASAAFRDGIRQHLVDLAAAGDLVVPVAKTFPFDDAREALELLVGGHPGGKLALVV